A window from Exiguobacterium marinum DSM 16307 encodes these proteins:
- a CDS encoding YitT family protein, which yields MTVQLPIRVRNIIFILIGSFIFAFGVYHFNVQNNLAEGGFTGITLILRGLFDISPSVTNLALNIPLFFMSYKLLGRTTFIYTLIGTFSFSLWYALIAKYSTLVIDLTDDMVLASLFAGLFIGVGLGIIFNNGGTTGGVDIIARLVQRYFGWSIGKTFLIFDFFVIVLSLTYLDIREAMYTLLAVYIGARVIDSMQEGTYAGKAAMIISDHRTAIADGIHATMNRGTTRLLAKGGYSNRELEVLYVVVGRNEVNRLKTIVKQIDPHAFVTFHHVYEVGGEGFTFDENRMPLK from the coding sequence ATGACGGTACAATTACCGATTCGCGTTCGGAATATTATTTTTATACTAATAGGTTCGTTTATTTTTGCATTCGGCGTTTATCACTTCAACGTCCAAAATAATTTGGCTGAAGGTGGATTCACCGGAATCACATTGATCCTTCGTGGTCTGTTCGATATTTCGCCATCTGTCACCAACTTGGCTCTAAACATCCCACTCTTTTTCATGAGTTATAAACTGTTAGGTCGAACGACCTTCATCTATACGCTCATCGGGACGTTCTCATTTTCACTTTGGTATGCGCTTATCGCTAAATACTCGACGCTCGTCATCGACTTGACAGACGACATGGTGCTTGCGAGTCTCTTCGCTGGTCTCTTTATCGGGGTCGGGCTTGGTATCATCTTCAATAACGGTGGCACGACTGGAGGAGTGGATATTATCGCTCGTCTCGTACAACGATATTTTGGTTGGTCAATTGGCAAGACGTTTCTCATCTTTGACTTCTTTGTCATCGTCCTCAGTTTGACTTATCTCGATATCCGCGAAGCGATGTATACACTTCTCGCCGTCTATATCGGGGCTCGTGTCATCGACTCGATGCAGGAAGGGACATATGCTGGTAAGGCGGCGATGATCATCAGCGACCATCGGACCGCCATTGCGGACGGGATCCATGCGACGATGAATCGTGGAACGACAAGATTGCTCGCAAAAGGTGGCTACTCGAACCGAGAACTCGAGGTCCTCTACGTCGTCGTCGGTCGAAACGAAGTGAATCGATTGAAAACAATCGTTAAACAAATCGATCCGCACGCGTTCGTCACGTTCCACCATGTTTATGAAGTCGGTGGAGAAGGATTTACGTTCGACGAGAACCGTATGCCGCTGAAATAA
- a CDS encoding ReoY family proteolytic degradation factor encodes MVERKRKFLKRFVAHHTLRKREAKWILDYWLRHPDKLGNVHFVTNASVSPRSLVMTAYGFDGEPFRYRRGDLVTMNPEKAYHDIRLHDGPIYVELNFQGMMIDENWVDIVEQNPFEPVAEVKDEVSSSAQTVIQASVAQFEEERLLIEIDKALDRRDENLFRNLTSQLHQVRASKLF; translated from the coding sequence ATGGTCGAGCGGAAACGGAAATTTTTGAAGCGATTCGTCGCTCATCATACACTTCGGAAGCGCGAAGCAAAGTGGATTCTTGACTATTGGTTGAGACATCCTGATAAGCTGGGAAACGTTCATTTCGTGACAAACGCCTCGGTCTCGCCACGAAGTCTTGTGATGACGGCTTACGGCTTTGACGGCGAACCGTTTCGATACCGACGGGGAGACCTTGTGACCATGAATCCTGAGAAAGCCTATCATGATATTCGTCTACACGATGGGCCAATCTATGTGGAGTTAAATTTTCAAGGCATGATGATTGATGAGAATTGGGTGGACATCGTGGAACAGAATCCCTTTGAGCCTGTGGCGGAAGTGAAAGATGAAGTATCCTCCTCAGCCCAAACGGTCATACAAGCCTCTGTTGCTCAATTTGAAGAAGAGCGATTATTGATTGAAATCGATAAGGCGCTTGATCGCAGAGACGAGAATTTATTCCGTAACTTGACGAGTCAACTCCATCAAGTGCGGGCATCGAAATTATTTTGA
- a CDS encoding DUF1405 domain-containing protein — protein MNPMFLKPFLTHRIVLTILFMINLGGTIYGYIWYEPQLRDTPYIYWPFVPDSPTASLFFTIVLGLWMMKKSSPLFETLAFITLIKYGVWAVIMNIMYLGKLPADAPTITILMAVMLMVSHGAMALQALIYAPFMKWTVASFVCSLIWVIHNDVVDYVLGQWPRYPSLAEEIMWIGYGSFWLTGLCFFMGYAFVLRPSLENKFIRM, from the coding sequence ATGAACCCGATGTTTTTAAAACCTTTCTTGACGCATCGAATCGTACTAACCATTCTTTTCATGATTAACTTAGGGGGTACGATTTACGGCTATATCTGGTATGAACCGCAACTACGAGACACTCCATATATTTATTGGCCATTCGTCCCGGACAGTCCGACGGCATCTCTCTTCTTTACGATTGTGCTCGGATTATGGATGATGAAAAAAAGCTCCCCGTTATTCGAGACACTTGCGTTTATTACGTTGATTAAATATGGAGTCTGGGCAGTCATAATGAATATTATGTATTTAGGAAAGCTACCGGCGGATGCACCGACCATTACCATCTTGATGGCAGTCATGTTGATGGTTTCGCACGGTGCGATGGCTTTGCAAGCACTCATCTATGCTCCGTTTATGAAATGGACGGTTGCATCGTTTGTCTGTTCTCTAATTTGGGTGATTCATAACGACGTAGTAGATTATGTGCTCGGTCAATGGCCACGTTATCCGTCACTCGCAGAAGAGATTATGTGGATCGGCTACGGCTCGTTCTGGTTGACGGGATTATGTTTTTTTATGGGATATGCGTTCGTCCTGCGTCCATCGCTTGAAAATAAGTTCATAAGAATGTAA
- a CDS encoding tetratricopeptide repeat protein: MLDESALTHIIEMLESGETEHALMHIEQLEKEGSDDDRLAVADLYLELGLADRATEVLSKLYVDYEGDPNVALSLAEAYLDSDREEEAIAVLEKIKSNDAETQVRSLVLLADLYQSQGLDEVAVKKLMEALEKNPDEPLLIYGLAELYASTGSFEQAIPLYARLPKMKLPSEIDYQADYAEALTMVGSFEEALEEYESATHRDLNTVFGHAMTAHRIGREEIAIKQFKELQAMDPDFTSLYLPYTESLDAIGQTEEALEIIGQGITRDDYNDELRHVKAKLLLKLGNREGAIKELREALVLNPESIQATELLLSILFETGEFDDVLETIDALEDHTTSPLMTWYKAKAKYELEEYEEAVSLYASIEPILKEDVSFVTEWATLLIEEGRRQEARRVVEQSLALMVDLEDRQVLEDQLEQLSDDVE, translated from the coding sequence ATGCTAGATGAATCAGCATTAACACATATAATCGAGATGCTTGAGTCTGGTGAGACTGAACATGCGCTCATGCATATTGAACAACTTGAGAAAGAAGGGTCAGATGATGATCGTTTAGCGGTTGCTGACCTGTATTTAGAACTAGGTCTTGCCGACCGTGCTACCGAAGTACTTTCTAAACTGTACGTCGATTACGAAGGGGACCCAAACGTTGCCCTATCACTCGCGGAAGCATATTTAGATAGCGACCGGGAAGAAGAAGCGATTGCTGTTCTTGAGAAAATCAAGTCGAATGACGCGGAAACACAAGTGAGAAGCCTCGTCTTGTTAGCTGACTTATATCAATCTCAAGGGTTGGATGAAGTGGCTGTGAAAAAACTGATGGAAGCACTTGAAAAGAACCCAGACGAACCGTTATTGATTTATGGCTTGGCCGAACTTTACGCATCGACCGGTTCATTTGAACAAGCGATCCCGCTCTATGCGCGACTTCCAAAAATGAAACTACCTTCAGAAATTGATTATCAGGCGGATTACGCAGAGGCCCTCACGATGGTCGGCTCGTTCGAAGAGGCGCTTGAAGAGTACGAATCAGCAACCCATCGTGATTTGAATACCGTCTTCGGTCATGCGATGACAGCACATCGGATTGGCCGAGAGGAAATTGCGATTAAGCAGTTTAAAGAACTTCAGGCGATGGACCCGGACTTTACTTCGCTTTACCTTCCTTATACCGAGTCGCTCGATGCAATCGGACAAACGGAAGAAGCATTAGAAATCATCGGCCAGGGTATCACACGTGATGATTACAATGATGAGCTTCGTCATGTCAAAGCAAAACTGCTTCTCAAACTTGGAAATCGAGAAGGTGCCATTAAGGAACTCCGTGAAGCGCTCGTGCTAAATCCGGAATCGATTCAAGCGACAGAACTCCTCTTATCAATTTTGTTCGAGACAGGAGAATTCGATGATGTTCTCGAAACAATAGACGCACTCGAAGACCACACGACGTCACCGCTCATGACATGGTATAAGGCGAAAGCGAAATATGAGCTCGAAGAGTACGAAGAAGCGGTCAGTCTGTATGCATCAATCGAACCGATTTTGAAAGAGGACGTGTCATTTGTGACGGAATGGGCTACACTGTTGATAGAGGAAGGTCGTAGACAAGAAGCACGACGTGTGGTCGAGCAATCGCTTGCATTGATGGTCGATCTCGAAGATCGTCAAGTACTCGAAGATCAGCTCGAACAATTGTCTGATGACGTAGAATGA
- the qcrB gene encoding menaquinol-cytochrome c reductase cytochrome b subunit, whose amino-acid sequence MLQKIYDWVDERVDITPLWRDIADHEVPEHVNPAHHFSAFVYCFGGLTFFTIVIQILSGMFLTMYYVPDIINAHASVYYLQNEIAHGQIVRGMHHWGASVAIVMLFLHTLRVFFTGSYKKPRELNWVVGVLLFFVVLALGLTGYLLPWDMKALFATKVTLQIAESVPVIGGIAKTLLAGGEIVGASTLARFFAIHVFFLPAALFGLLGAHFLMIRKQGISGPL is encoded by the coding sequence ATGTTACAAAAAATTTATGATTGGGTCGATGAACGCGTAGACATCACACCACTTTGGCGCGATATCGCAGACCACGAAGTACCGGAACACGTCAACCCTGCTCATCACTTCTCTGCATTTGTCTATTGTTTTGGTGGTTTGACGTTCTTTACAATCGTCATTCAAATCCTTTCGGGGATGTTCTTGACGATGTATTACGTACCAGACATCATTAACGCTCACGCGTCAGTGTACTACTTACAAAATGAAATCGCACACGGACAAATTGTACGTGGGATGCACCACTGGGGCGCATCAGTCGCCATCGTCATGTTATTCTTACATACGCTCCGCGTGTTCTTCACGGGATCGTATAAGAAGCCACGTGAACTTAACTGGGTTGTTGGTGTTCTCTTGTTCTTCGTCGTCTTGGCGCTTGGACTTACAGGATACTTGCTTCCTTGGGACATGAAAGCATTGTTCGCAACGAAAGTTACGCTTCAAATCGCTGAAAGTGTACCGGTCATCGGTGGTATTGCGAAGACACTTCTCGCCGGTGGTGAGATTGTCGGGGCGAGCACACTCGCACGATTCTTCGCGATCCACGTCTTCTTCTTGCCGGCGGCATTGTTTGGATTGTTGGGAGCCCACTTCTTGATGATTCGTAAACAAGGTATTTCTGGACCGCTATAA
- a CDS encoding GreA/GreB family elongation factor has protein sequence MKPKLTVDGHNQLQTRLSKLRDEKTDARERLRTARKFCDFREDVTYAEAVDHYEQIETDILEIERVLDDAVIIESEQSKIVTFGNKVVIREVGEDETENYRIVGEAEANIENGTISITSPLGRELIGAEAGQIVQIESPGGALQFEVLQIEA, from the coding sequence ATGAAACCAAAACTGACGGTAGACGGTCACAATCAACTGCAGACTAGACTTTCGAAGTTGAGAGACGAAAAGACGGATGCACGGGAACGCCTTCGCACTGCCCGTAAGTTTTGCGATTTCCGAGAGGATGTCACATACGCCGAGGCAGTCGATCATTATGAACAGATTGAGACCGATATTTTAGAAATTGAACGGGTGCTTGATGATGCGGTCATCATCGAGTCGGAACAATCGAAAATTGTCACGTTCGGTAACAAGGTCGTCATTCGAGAAGTGGGAGAGGATGAGACCGAAAATTATCGGATTGTCGGTGAAGCCGAGGCAAACATAGAAAATGGGACCATTTCAATCACATCGCCACTCGGTCGTGAGTTGATTGGTGCAGAGGCCGGCCAAATTGTTCAGATTGAATCACCAGGTGGTGCACTTCAATTTGAAGTTCTCCAAATCGAGGCATAA
- a CDS encoding zinc metallopeptidase, translating to MSLGGYIFYLALIMLIPLWAQMRVKSTYKQFLQKPLQSGVTGAQVADFIMKQNGVHNVRIEMVDGLMSDHYDPVNKVVRLSREVYQGSTISSAAIAAHEIGHVIQDATDYKMMRVRHSLVPVVNITSNLSFPLLLGGFLFGALGLAQLGVIMMLGAVIFQLITLPVEFDASKRAMTQLTSHGIVTATEETGARKVLNAAAWTYVAATLVAVAELIRLALIVFMPRDE from the coding sequence ATGTCATTAGGTGGCTATATTTTCTATCTTGCACTGATTATGCTCATTCCATTATGGGCCCAGATGCGAGTGAAAAGTACGTATAAACAGTTTCTACAAAAACCGCTCCAAAGCGGTGTCACAGGTGCACAAGTAGCTGATTTCATCATGAAACAAAACGGTGTTCATAATGTTCGAATCGAGATGGTCGATGGATTGATGAGCGACCACTACGACCCGGTCAATAAAGTTGTACGGTTGTCGCGTGAAGTGTATCAAGGATCGACGATTTCATCGGCTGCAATCGCGGCGCACGAAATCGGTCACGTGATTCAAGATGCAACGGACTATAAGATGATGCGTGTTCGTCATAGTCTTGTTCCTGTCGTCAACATCACATCAAACTTGTCATTCCCATTATTACTTGGTGGTTTCTTGTTCGGCGCACTCGGACTTGCACAACTCGGTGTCATCATGATGCTCGGGGCGGTCATATTCCAACTCATCACGTTACCGGTCGAGTTCGATGCTTCGAAGCGTGCGATGACTCAGTTGACGTCGCACGGAATCGTGACGGCGACGGAAGAGACAGGTGCACGAAAAGTGTTGAATGCTGCCGCATGGACATACGTGGCTGCAACACTCGTTGCGGTTGCCGAACTCATTCGCTTGGCGCTCATCGTCTTTATGCCACGTGATGAATAG
- a CDS encoding DUF2487 family protein, with amino-acid sequence MRFDSQGALRSIAERQYVDTLIVPLAELAFGEDMVRKAESYEVIHAVTVETERQLSGRTMLSPPISYTDVEAGVELAKDVVTKADSSGFSHVLFIASDVRFKSYDLPIMFVPPLALGAMSSDQAHTMVQNFATQVITELSSRWMAT; translated from the coding sequence ATGAGGTTCGATAGTCAAGGGGCACTGCGCTCGATTGCCGAACGACAATATGTCGATACGCTCATCGTTCCGCTCGCAGAATTGGCGTTTGGTGAAGACATGGTTCGTAAAGCCGAAAGCTATGAAGTGATTCATGCCGTCACGGTTGAAACAGAACGTCAGTTATCTGGTCGAACGATGCTCAGCCCGCCAATTAGTTACACCGATGTCGAAGCCGGAGTGGAATTGGCAAAAGATGTAGTGACAAAAGCGGATTCATCCGGATTTTCTCACGTATTGTTTATTGCGTCAGACGTCCGTTTCAAATCGTATGATTTGCCGATTATGTTTGTACCGCCGCTTGCGTTAGGAGCGATGTCGAGCGATCAAGCGCACACGATGGTTCAAAATTTTGCGACACAAGTTATCACAGAGCTTTCGAGCCGTTGGATGGCGACATGA
- a CDS encoding menaquinol-cytochrome c reductase cytochrome b/c subunit: MHRGKGMKFVTDSRVGISNRKQNIAKDYSEYPGRTEAFWPNFLLKEWMVGSVFLIGFIALTIVEAAPLQNIADPTNTSYIPLPDWYFLFLYQLLKYQFAAGDWILLGTVIIPGVAFTALLIAPWLDQGLERRPAKRPVAISFMLLGILSVFYLTWESVQTTHWDQVHAQGELQVPGEGPEIDTAAPGYEIYSAQSCVNCHGQNLEGGAAAPGLVGTTYTADEIADIAVNGIGTMPAGQWDGSPEDLQVLSEFIASYGEGGENNE, from the coding sequence ATGCATCGCGGTAAAGGGATGAAATTTGTAACCGACTCTCGAGTAGGAATCTCGAATCGGAAACAAAACATTGCAAAAGACTATTCAGAATATCCAGGACGCACAGAAGCGTTTTGGCCAAACTTCTTGCTTAAAGAGTGGATGGTAGGGTCGGTCTTCTTGATCGGCTTCATCGCTTTGACAATCGTCGAGGCAGCACCGCTTCAAAATATCGCCGATCCAACGAACACGTCATACATTCCATTACCGGACTGGTATTTCTTGTTCTTGTATCAGTTGTTAAAATATCAATTCGCTGCTGGAGACTGGATTTTGCTCGGTACGGTCATCATTCCAGGTGTGGCGTTTACGGCACTTCTCATCGCACCTTGGCTTGACCAAGGTCTAGAGCGTCGACCTGCTAAGCGACCAGTCGCCATCAGTTTCATGTTGCTCGGTATTCTCTCGGTCTTTTACTTGACTTGGGAATCTGTTCAAACGACCCACTGGGATCAAGTCCACGCTCAAGGTGAACTTCAAGTTCCAGGTGAAGGTCCTGAAATTGATACAGCGGCACCGGGATATGAGATTTACTCGGCTCAATCATGTGTGAACTGTCACGGTCAAAACCTAGAAGGTGGAGCAGCGGCTCCTGGCTTGGTCGGTACGACGTACACGGCTGACGAGATTGCGGATATCGCTGTAAATGGAATTGGGACGATGCCTGCTGGACAGTGGGACGGCTCACCTGAAGATTTACAAGTATTATCTGAATTCATCGCTTCATATGGTGAAGGCGGCGAAAATAACGAGTAA
- the bshB1 gene encoding bacillithiol biosynthesis deacetylase BshB1, whose translation MKVVAIGAHPDDIEIGIAGMTAQWTKEKIEVVYVDLTRAELSSNGDVEMRQQEASEANSVLGVRRVNLGFKDRGIDGSEEQLKAIVSLIRNERPTHLLYPYEVDRHPDHAACAHLVTEALFNAGIRKYLPDLDAYRPESVYQYMINAYVEPDVCVDISDMIEVKKQALQCYASQFTPVDGVQTPLTDAYVERVVARERHFGSLIGVAYAEGLKRVRPYVVKQAGDLA comes from the coding sequence ATGAAAGTAGTAGCCATCGGGGCACATCCAGACGATATTGAAATCGGGATCGCCGGCATGACCGCCCAATGGACGAAAGAGAAGATTGAAGTCGTTTATGTCGATTTGACGAGAGCGGAGTTGTCTTCTAATGGAGATGTCGAAATGAGACAACAAGAAGCGAGCGAAGCAAATTCGGTGTTAGGTGTACGCCGTGTAAATTTAGGGTTCAAAGACCGAGGAATCGACGGAAGTGAGGAACAACTAAAAGCCATCGTTTCTTTGATTCGCAATGAGCGCCCGACTCATTTGCTGTATCCCTATGAGGTCGATCGTCATCCGGATCATGCGGCCTGCGCACACCTCGTGACCGAGGCGCTGTTTAATGCCGGCATCCGCAAATACTTACCTGATCTCGACGCATACCGTCCGGAAAGTGTATATCAGTACATGATTAATGCATACGTAGAGCCGGATGTGTGTGTGGATATTAGTGACATGATTGAAGTGAAAAAACAGGCGTTACAGTGTTATGCGAGTCAATTCACACCCGTGGATGGGGTACAGACACCTTTGACTGACGCGTACGTGGAACGAGTCGTCGCCCGCGAACGACATTTTGGTAGTTTGATCGGTGTGGCGTACGCGGAAGGATTAAAACGTGTTCGACCATATGTCGTGAAACAAGCAGGTGATCTTGCATGA
- a CDS encoding QcrA and Rieske domain-containing protein — translation MAQNGSKVTRRQFLTYTLTGVGGFMAATLISPMVNFAIDPVLKKTGAGDKVKVMSLDDITTEPQRVDFKKQTQDAWYEFEETLSAWVYKTESGEIVALSPICTHLGCQVAYAGDPTRPTEFFCPCHLGRYEKDGTNIPGTPPTAPLARYEKEEKDGFLYLGSPISQK, via the coding sequence ATGGCTCAAAATGGGTCAAAAGTCACACGCCGTCAGTTCTTAACGTACACACTGACTGGAGTAGGTGGCTTTATGGCGGCAACATTGATCAGTCCGATGGTCAACTTTGCGATCGATCCGGTCTTGAAAAAAACTGGAGCAGGCGACAAAGTAAAAGTTATGAGTCTTGATGACATCACGACTGAGCCGCAACGTGTCGACTTTAAGAAACAAACACAAGATGCTTGGTACGAATTTGAAGAAACACTTTCAGCATGGGTTTACAAAACAGAAAGTGGTGAGATTGTCGCACTTTCTCCGATTTGTACACACCTCGGCTGTCAAGTAGCTTACGCGGGTGATCCAACTCGTCCAACTGAATTCTTCTGCCCATGTCACTTAGGACGGTATGAAAAAGATGGGACGAACATCCCAGGTACACCACCAACAGCACCACTTGCTCGTTATGAAAAAGAAGAAAAAGATGGGTTCCTATATCTAGGTAGCCCAATTTCACAGAAGTGA
- the bshA gene encoding N-acetyl-alpha-D-glucosaminyl L-malate synthase BshA: protein MKYSIGILCYPSVGGSGILATELGMKLADRGHDVHFITSSMPFRLNAYHPNITFHQVEINQYSVFRYPPYDMTLSAKIASVIQTFGLDVIHAHYAVPHAVCAALGREMAGVKTPIVSTLHGTDITVLGEDEELKPAILYGLRQSNAITAVSHSLKRETEERIASDLPIRVIHNFIDESVYTPQLDPTLRERYGLSKEDRVVIHISNFRPVKRVDLVLEAFDQMDVPNKKLLLVGDGPLMGAMRRFVAEMGLEEQVIFAGKQEQVAALLAISDVHVLLSDKEAFGLVALEAMATGVPSVVSDAGGLPEVITDGEDGFVVPRGDVTQAAEAIQRMLTDDSLRERFSQNGLEKSRRFASQDIVTEYERLYEQVVTS from the coding sequence ATGAAGTATTCAATCGGGATTCTTTGTTATCCGTCAGTCGGTGGTTCGGGGATTTTGGCGACAGAACTCGGGATGAAGCTCGCAGATCGGGGACATGACGTCCATTTCATCACGAGTAGCATGCCGTTTCGTCTGAACGCCTACCATCCGAATATTACGTTCCATCAAGTCGAGATCAACCAATATTCGGTCTTCCGTTATCCACCGTACGACATGACGCTTTCAGCGAAAATCGCAAGTGTCATCCAAACGTTCGGGCTCGATGTCATACATGCCCATTATGCGGTACCGCACGCCGTATGTGCAGCGCTCGGTCGTGAGATGGCAGGGGTGAAGACTCCAATCGTCTCGACGTTACATGGAACGGACATCACGGTGCTCGGTGAGGATGAGGAATTGAAACCTGCCATTTTATACGGATTGCGTCAATCGAACGCGATTACGGCCGTGTCACACAGTTTGAAGCGAGAGACTGAAGAGCGGATTGCGAGTGATTTACCGATTCGAGTCATTCACAACTTTATCGACGAATCGGTCTATACGCCTCAACTCGACCCGACGCTAAGGGAACGATACGGCTTGTCGAAAGAGGACCGGGTCGTCATCCACATCTCGAACTTCCGTCCTGTCAAACGAGTCGACCTGGTTTTGGAAGCATTCGACCAAATGGATGTGCCGAACAAAAAGCTATTGCTTGTAGGTGACGGTCCGCTGATGGGGGCGATGCGTCGATTCGTGGCAGAGATGGGGCTTGAAGAACAGGTCATTTTTGCAGGAAAGCAAGAACAAGTCGCCGCTCTTCTCGCAATAAGTGACGTCCATGTTTTGTTATCAGATAAAGAAGCGTTTGGTCTCGTCGCCCTCGAAGCAATGGCGACAGGCGTGCCGTCAGTCGTAAGTGACGCAGGAGGTCTCCCAGAAGTGATCACAGATGGCGAGGACGGCTTTGTCGTACCGAGAGGAGATGTGACACAGGCCGCAGAGGCGATACAACGTATGTTGACAGATGATTCGCTACGAGAACGCTTCAGCCAGAACGGATTAGAGAAATCCCGACGCTTTGCCTCGCAAGACATCGTGACCGAATATGAGCGTTTGTATGAACAGGTGGTGACATCATGA